CCGGAGCGGCTCGCGCTGTGGTTCGTGCCCATGCTGGTCGGTTTCGTCAAGCTGGCACGGCCGCTGATCGCGGTGTTCAACATGATGGCCAACGCGGTGCTGCGGCTGCTCAAGGTCGAGCCCAAAAGCGATCTGGAGACCGCCTACACCTCCTCCGAACTCGCCGAGCTGCTCGGCGAGTCCCGACGGGAAGGCCTGCTCGATCAGTCCGAGCACCGCAGGTTGGCGCAAACACTGTCATCGGTGGAAAACACCGTCGGCGACGTACTGATCCCGCTGGAACACCTGACCACCCTGCCCCGCGACCCGACCCTGGGCGATGTCGAGCAGGCCGTGTCGGCCACCGGCTTCTCCCGGTTCCCCGTCTGCGCCGACGGCGGCAAGATCCTGGGCTACCTGCACGTCAAGGATGTGCTCGACCAAGCAGGCACCGCGCCGGAGACCCCCGTGATGCCCACGCGCGTGCGAGCGCTCCCGACCGTGGCCGTGCAGGCCCGCCTCGACGATGCGCTGACCGCGCTGAGACGCTCCCGCAGTCATCTCGCCACCGCCGTGGACGACTCCGGCAGCCCGCTGGGCGTGGTCGCGCTGGAGGATCTCGTCGAAGAATATGTCGGCACCGTGCGCGACAGCACCCACGTCACCTGACTTACTCTGGGGCAACGTGTCGGAAACGAAGTCGGTGCTGTCCGAACGCGAATGGTGCGAGCGGGAGGCGGCACATCACGCGCGGGTATCCCGGTGGACCGAACCGCACCGCCGCCGCAAGCAGCGCGGCGAGGCGCACCCGGTGATGGACTTCCTGTTCACCTACTACTCGCACCGCCCCTCGCGGCTGGAGCGCTGGCAACCCGGCTACGGCGTGGCCCTGGCCGGTGGCGGGAAGTTCCTCGAACGGCGCGGTTACATCGAAACCGACGACGGGATCATGGTCGACCCGGCTGTGCTGACCCCCTCCCGGCGCAGCACCGTGGAGTTCGTACTCTCGCTGCTCACCGCGACCGCAGCACGTCCGGCGCAGCTGGGATGTTTCGGGCTGCACGAGTGGGCGATGGTGTACCGGACCGACCCGGATGACGTGCGCCATACCGGCCGGCCACTACGGCTGGGCCACCAGGGCACCGACGAAGTCGTCGAGTCGATGCGGATCCGGTGCACCCACCACGACGCATTTCGCTTCTTCACCGATCAGGCACGACCGCGCAATACTCTGCAACCTCGCCGCGAGGACCAGGTGCAACTCGAACAGCCGGGCTGCCTGCACGCGAACATGGACATGTACAAGTGGGCCTACAAGCTGGATCCACTCGTGCCCGCCGAACTGGTCGCCGACTGCTTCGACCTCGCAGCACGGGTCCGGGAACTCGACATGCGTGCCAGCCCCTACGACCTCGGTGACCTCGGCTACTCACCGGTTCCCATCGAGACGCCCGAAGGGCGCGCGGAATACGTGCGCAGGCAGCGTGCCTTCGCCGAGGAATCCGCGAACCTGCGCCAACGGTTGATCGACCTCTGTCGCGGAGTGCTCACCTGGGCCGACACGTCTGCTGCGGCTCCCGTCGAAAACATCCGGTGCACGGAATGAGGCGCACCGGGATGGGCCCGCCGGACCGAAGCAACTCCGTGTCCGGCGGGCACCCGACTCACTCCCGAACGGTCAGACCGACCTCGCCGTTGTCATCGCGCTCGGCGTCCAGGGTCTTGTCACCCAGTACCGAAACCGCCTGCTGATCGAGGAAGACGCGCACGCCCTCGGCCTCGACAACCTGGTCGTTGCCCTCTGGCTCGGCGACGACCGACGCCAGCAGACCCTCGTTCACATCGCCACTTTCGGGTGTGGCGATCCGCAGACCGGCCCCCTCGGGAGATTCATTTCCCGACAGGACGACCTTGATGACCTC
This Haloactinomyces albus DNA region includes the following protein-coding sequences:
- a CDS encoding 3-methyladenine DNA glycosylase; protein product: MSETKSVLSEREWCEREAAHHARVSRWTEPHRRRKQRGEAHPVMDFLFTYYSHRPSRLERWQPGYGVALAGGGKFLERRGYIETDDGIMVDPAVLTPSRRSTVEFVLSLLTATAARPAQLGCFGLHEWAMVYRTDPDDVRHTGRPLRLGHQGTDEVVESMRIRCTHHDAFRFFTDQARPRNTLQPRREDQVQLEQPGCLHANMDMYKWAYKLDPLVPAELVADCFDLAARVRELDMRASPYDLGDLGYSPVPIETPEGRAEYVRRQRAFAEESANLRQRLIDLCRGVLTWADTSAAAPVENIRCTE
- a CDS encoding hemolysin family protein, with product MSDGLALALAVLLLLLNSLFVGAEFSLLSSRRDRLEALLEQGIGRARTVINASQEGSLMLTSAQLGITLCSLGLGRLGEPAVAHQLGKLLGPIPIPPAVLHTVSFAIALAIVVVLHVLVGEMVPKNLAIADPERLALWFVPMLVGFVKLARPLIAVFNMMANAVLRLLKVEPKSDLETAYTSSELAELLGESRREGLLDQSEHRRLAQTLSSVENTVGDVLIPLEHLTTLPRDPTLGDVEQAVSATGFSRFPVCADGGKILGYLHVKDVLDQAGTAPETPVMPTRVRALPTVAVQARLDDALTALRRSRSHLATAVDDSGSPLGVVALEDLVEEYVGTVRDSTHVT
- a CDS encoding HesB/YadR/YfhF-family protein; the protein is MLTISEDAAEVIKVVLSGNESPEGAGLRIATPESGDVNEGLLASVVAEPEGNDQVVEAEGVRVFLDQQAVSVLGDKTLDAERDDNGEVGLTVRE